A window of the Deinococcus gobiensis I-0 genome harbors these coding sequences:
- a CDS encoding Fur family transcriptional regulator: protein MTMVRQTKQRAAVIEVLRTSRAHPDAAGVHAAVREQLPSVSLGTVYRTLDALVRDGVLVTIERAGQATRYDYRHEGEEHHHAVCRGCGAIFDVEVGALPYLPRAALPSGFQVTDVRLEFMGICPGCLERPSN, encoded by the coding sequence ATGACGATGGTGCGGCAAACCAAGCAGCGCGCGGCGGTGATCGAGGTTCTGCGGACATCGCGCGCCCATCCCGACGCGGCCGGGGTTCACGCGGCCGTGCGCGAGCAACTGCCCAGCGTGAGCCTGGGAACGGTGTACCGCACCCTCGACGCCCTGGTCCGTGACGGCGTCCTGGTCACCATCGAGCGTGCCGGGCAGGCGACCCGCTACGACTACCGCCACGAGGGCGAGGAACACCACCACGCGGTGTGCCGGGGTTGCGGCGCGATCTTCGACGTGGAGGTCGGCGCGCTGCCCTACCTGCCCCGGGCCGCGCTGCCCAGCGGCTTTCAGGTGACCGACGTGCGCCTGGAGTTCATGGGCATCTGCCCCGGTTGCCTGGAGCGCCCGAGCAACTGA